The DNA region CGGGTGCGCAGCTGCACCGTCTCCCTGCCCTCGTTCTCGATGCGGACGTGATAGGCCCAGACGAAGCGCCCCTCGGCCGGAGCCGACTGGTCCTCCAGGAACACGGGCTGGACGGTGACGCGGATGTCGCGGGTGACGGCGGTGTACATGGCGGAAAATCCGATGACCGGCCCGACGAACGGCACCGGCCGAAGACGGGCCGGCGGCTGAGGGTCCGGAGATGCGGTTCCGGGCGGCCGGGCGGCGCTGGCGTTCAGAATAAAGCCCCCCCTCCGCACTGTCCAGAACCGGGCCCGACAATCCCGCGGCGCCGCCGCGCGATGACCGCGCCGGGCCTGCCTTGAGCCCGCATCGAACTGGAGACAGTCATGCATTGGATCAGGGTCTTCCTGGTCTTGCGACGGGGGGGGGACGATGATATATGCGCAAGTCCCAGCAACGGCCGATGAGCCTTGTCCATGTCTCGTTCGCACGCCCTTCGCATCCGACGACGGAGCCACGCACCGCGCATCGCGGTTGCGGCCGTCATTGGATCGCGTGCGGACGCCAAGGGCGCGACGGGGAGCTGACACCCCCCGGCCCTTCCGGCGGCGGCGCGATCCGCCCCTCAGAAGACTTCTGAGAAGACCTTCTTCCCGCCGGGAGCCCAACGCATGATCATCACCGTCGAAGAGCCCAAGCACGCCGCCGCCATCGAAGCCCTGCTGGACGTCTCCTTCGGTCCCGACCGTTTCGCCAAGACCGCCTACCAGCTGCGCGACGGCGTCGATGCCATCGCCGCCCTCAACCTCGTCGCCATCGACCATGACGAGCATGGGCGCGAGGTGGTGGTGGGCACCATCCGCTACTGGCCGATCCTGGTCGGCGGCACCACCCGGTCGATCCTGCTCGGCCCCATCGCGGTGGCCGCCCATCTGCAAGGCAGCGGGCTGGGCAGCAAGCTGATCCGGATGAGCCTGAACAAGGCGGTGGCGCTGGGCCACCAGTCGGTGATCCTGGTCGGCGACGCCCCCTATTACGAGCGGTTCGGCTTCTCCCGCGCCCTGACGCTGGGCATGGAGATGCCGGGTCCGGTCGACATGAACCGGTTCCTGGCCTTGGAACTGGTCGAGGGTGCGCTTGCCGGCGCCTCCGGCATGATCGGCAAGCCGGAAGCGGCGGACATGACGGATGCCGGCTTCGGCGCGACGCCGGTGCTGGCGGGCGAGCCCCCCGCCCCGTTCGGTTCCCTGTTCGGCCGGACGGCGGCGGAGCGGCTGTGGACCGACCGCGTGCGCCGGACCGACTGGTTCCGGCGCGGCGGTCTTCAGGCCGGGACCGCCTGACGATTTCGGATCGCGGAAAGCGTCCGGTTGCAAACATGGGTGGGGCGAAGCGGGATTGACTCGATTCGCCCCACACGCGATACCATCTTTCCAGGAGCGACGCCGGACCGACGGCGTGCCGCGCGCCACGCAGCATCGTGAGCGCGCTATTCGTCTTTGTTCAATGCGGAAGAATGCGGAAGGGTGCGGGTTGACCAAGAAGCTGTTCATCAAGACCTGGGGCTGCCAGATGAACGTGTACGACTCCGCCCGGATGGCG from Azospirillum sp. B510 includes:
- a CDS encoding GNAT family N-acetyltransferase; the protein is MIITVEEPKHAAAIEALLDVSFGPDRFAKTAYQLRDGVDAIAALNLVAIDHDEHGREVVVGTIRYWPILVGGTTRSILLGPIAVAAHLQGSGLGSKLIRMSLNKAVALGHQSVILVGDAPYYERFGFSRALTLGMEMPGPVDMNRFLALELVEGALAGASGMIGKPEAADMTDAGFGATPVLAGEPPAPFGSLFGRTAAERLWTDRVRRTDWFRRGGLQAGTA